A window of Solidesulfovibrio fructosivorans JJ] genomic DNA:
CGCCCGTGCGCACGTACTTCGTTTCCATGACCGCCACGATGAACGAGAGTCCGAGCGTGAGCGGCACGAAGATGAAGTGGATGAATGTGGCAAAGGCGAACTGCAACCGGGAAAGCAATAACACGTCCATGATCGGTCTCCTTTTCCTCCGTCTGATCAAAAAATCCCTTGTTGCATTCTCCCCGGCGGCCGCGCCAGGTTGTCCCGGGCCTTTTTGCCGGCCCTTCAAGGCCTTGGCCCGTACCTAGCACCCCGTCAGAGAAAATGCACCAACCCCACGACGATTTTTTACCCGCCTGCGTCTATTTGCGACGGCCGCGTCGGCCGTTTGGCGCATGCCTGCTCCTCCTCCCGGGCCAGCGCGGCCAGGGTCGTGCCGGCCAGCGTTTCGCGCAGTTGCCGGCGAGCCGTTTCCCACACCCGGTGCACCGAGCAGATGGTCTGCCGGGTGCAGGTGTCGGGACGGTGGATGCAGTCGTTTAAAAAGATTTCCCCGTCGATGGCCTCGACCACCGAGAGCAGCGACACCGCTTCCGGGGCCTTGGCCATCTCGTAGCCGCCCTGGGCTCCCTGGCGGATGGCGATGATGCCGGCCCGGGACAGGCTCTGGGCGACCTTGCCTAAAAATTGGGCCGGGATCTCCATGGCTTCGGCGATTTCCTTGCGGGAAATGAGCGTCCGATCCTGGTGCATGGCCAGGTACAGGACGCATCGGATGGCGTATTCGCCGGCTCGGGTCAGGCGCATGGACGACCTCAATATGGATTAATAGGACTTGATTGATCCTATATATGAGCCGGCTGGGGCTGTCAACGCATTTCCCGCCGCAACGTACGGTTTTTTAAGGTCTTGAGGCGGCGGCGACCAGCTCCGGGGCGTGGCGGTCGAGGAGACGCCGGGCGATGCTTGTGCGCGGGGGCAGACCCGGCGGCGGGGAGGCGGGCGAAAACCATTGCGCGGTCTCCAGTTCCGTCTTGTCCACCACGAGTTCGCCCCCGGCGTATTCTGCTACGAACCCG
This region includes:
- a CDS encoding RrF2 family transcriptional regulator, with translation MRLTRAGEYAIRCVLYLAMHQDRTLISRKEIAEAMEIPAQFLGKVAQSLSRAGIIAIRQGAQGGYEMAKAPEAVSLLSVVEAIDGEIFLNDCIHRPDTCTRQTICSVHRVWETARRQLRETLAGTTLAALAREEEQACAKRPTRPSQIDAGG